In Vibrio coralliilyticus, the following are encoded in one genomic region:
- a CDS encoding sensor histidine kinase, translated as MLCNLIGNAVKFSPTEGSIEITTYADNGHTALTITDQGGGVEAQGLTKLGQKFFRQEASRSTEGNGLGLSFVTSAIEKMSGEVKFSNATLNHQRGLKVEVRLKVSAIRKGEN; from the coding sequence GTGTTATGTAATCTGATTGGTAACGCAGTAAAATTCTCCCCAACGGAGGGAAGCATTGAAATCACTACTTATGCAGATAATGGTCACACCGCATTGACCATTACCGATCAGGGTGGCGGCGTGGAAGCGCAGGGCTTAACTAAGCTCGGTCAAAAGTTCTTCAGGCAGGAAGCTAGCCGCTCAACAGAGGGCAATGGATTGGGGCTAAGTTTCGTCACCAGTGCCATAGAAAAAATGTCCGGCGAAGTTAAGTTCAGTAACGCAACTCTCAACCACCAGCGAGGCCTGAAGGTGGAGGTTAGGTTAAAAGTGTCA
- a CDS encoding DUF3081 domain-containing protein — translation MKNELDPTKILHAYETVMANGTPTEYGKMYEGVEAFSDYDGYSVYLRGNGVELKIGFHNTYHLEYDQEHLRDTFLKKVATLAK, via the coding sequence ATGAAAAACGAACTCGACCCGACCAAAATACTTCACGCGTACGAGACGGTGATGGCAAATGGGACGCCGACTGAATACGGCAAGATGTACGAAGGAGTAGAAGCCTTCTCGGACTACGATGGGTACAGTGTGTATCTGCGTGGTAATGGCGTTGAGCTTAAGATTGGCTTCCACAATACTTATCATTTGGAATACGATCAGGAGCACTTGCGAGACACTTTCCTCAAGAAAGTCGCCACACTCGCGAAATAA
- a CDS encoding DUF413 domain-containing protein: MSDTLFRHGKKRFYDNTKFPRGFAKSGDFTLAEEEILTLYGDTMQGLEMGILEPENAEEKHFLKVIENPGKAKSKLERVWLKYVQLARGRKRFHTLNGRNKPDASEDYSEEVSLAEED, encoded by the coding sequence ATGTCTGACACTCTATTTCGTCACGGCAAAAAACGTTTTTATGACAACACAAAATTTCCACGCGGCTTTGCCAAGTCTGGAGATTTTACGCTTGCAGAAGAGGAAATCCTAACGCTTTATGGGGATACCATGCAGGGTTTGGAAATGGGGATACTTGAACCTGAAAATGCGGAAGAAAAGCATTTTCTTAAGGTGATAGAAAACCCAGGTAAAGCGAAGTCAAAACTGGAGCGAGTCTGGCTGAAGTACGTGCAGTTAGCACGTGGTCGAAAGCGCTTCCACACCCTCAATGGTCGTAATAAGCCTGATGCCAGTGAGGATTATTCTGAAGAGGTCAGCTTGGCCGAAGAAGATTAA
- a CDS encoding LysR family transcriptional regulator has protein sequence MDVKVFKTFLELANVRHFGRAAENLYITQAAVSARIKQLESYFDTQLFIRDRNNIKLTSSGERLVSYADVMVTTLQQAKLELSLENGKALQLTMGGTPNIWDAYLQNCLSIVTDSFGGYGFIAEVMGREALNRSLQERTLDMAFAFDQIKADELHCKKVADIVLVLVSTEEHTLQSVFEDKYAYVDWGTKFASEHAERHPKIPAPYLRTSTARIAMDFILEKGGSAYLPVSLVEPFITSGQLYKVAGVEDWHRPIYLSYRKASSSVEAIRQVEELVKDIDPITAYSLQQMADLPLDE, from the coding sequence ATGGACGTCAAAGTCTTTAAAACATTTTTAGAACTGGCCAATGTACGTCACTTCGGACGTGCGGCCGAGAACCTGTACATCACACAGGCAGCAGTGAGTGCACGCATTAAACAGTTAGAAAGCTATTTTGATACCCAGCTGTTTATTCGCGATCGAAACAACATTAAATTAACGTCATCGGGTGAGCGTCTGGTGAGTTATGCAGACGTCATGGTAACGACACTGCAGCAAGCAAAGTTAGAACTATCACTGGAAAATGGAAAAGCATTACAACTGACGATGGGCGGGACGCCAAATATTTGGGATGCCTATTTGCAGAACTGCTTGAGCATTGTGACAGACTCTTTCGGTGGTTACGGCTTTATCGCTGAAGTGATGGGACGCGAAGCTCTCAATCGCAGCTTGCAAGAAAGAACCCTTGATATGGCATTTGCATTTGACCAGATAAAAGCAGATGAGCTGCATTGTAAAAAGGTGGCTGATATCGTTTTGGTATTGGTGTCAACGGAGGAACATACATTACAAAGTGTATTTGAGGATAAATATGCTTATGTTGATTGGGGAACCAAGTTTGCGTCAGAGCACGCTGAGCGACATCCTAAAATTCCTGCGCCTTATCTAAGAACATCAACAGCACGTATTGCAATGGATTTCATCCTTGAAAAGGGAGGAAGTGCTTACTTACCTGTATCGTTAGTTGAACCGTTTATTACAAGTGGTCAGCTATATAAAGTAGCGGGTGTTGAGGATTGGCACCGACCTATCTACTTAAGTTATCGCAAGGCGAGTTCATCCGTAGAAGCGATCAGACAGGTTGAGGAGTTAGTCAAAGATATCGACCCTATAACAGCCTACTCTTTACAGCAAATGGCTGACTTGCCACTTGATGAATAA
- a CDS encoding IS4 family transposase translates to MSIQHFFADFLEENPVDVAQLTTFSEHIPDAWVAKAASLSDKATIRRRRLPSDMVLWLIVGMAFFRNEPIAEVARRMNVCADGLADEELLAKSALTQARQRLGKAAPEWLFKQCGKTWGLERYPDDTWQGLQVFAVDGALFRTADTPELREHFGSGNTSSNRQTPHPVLRVVTMMNVRSHVIVDAAISPYRRGEIPLAMPFINALPDNSVTLLDKGFYGADLLLSLKNSGINRHWLLPAKKGVKYTLLDDKESSDMLVEMKVSPQARKKNPRLPEKWTVRAVSYEVQGKSKTVFTSLPREQYDAQSVAELYHERWEIELGYRDIKSSMQHNALVLRSKTVELVYQELWGLLLGYNLVRREASQAAVEHGRLPNEISFKYACQFIASQLKMMSKAVSLGNTPKRLKSLRGDLSILFIDKRPKPNRPRAVKISKTRYPVNRYAAPLK, encoded by the coding sequence ATGTCTATTCAACACTTCTTTGCCGACTTCCTTGAAGAAAACCCTGTTGATGTTGCCCAACTCACCACCTTTTCTGAACACATTCCCGATGCGTGGGTAGCTAAAGCAGCCTCACTGTCCGATAAAGCGACTATCCGTCGACGCCGATTACCGAGCGATATGGTGTTGTGGCTGATTGTGGGTATGGCTTTTTTCCGCAATGAACCCATTGCCGAAGTCGCTCGAAGAATGAACGTCTGTGCTGACGGTTTGGCTGATGAAGAGCTATTGGCAAAGAGCGCCTTAACCCAAGCAAGACAACGCTTAGGCAAAGCAGCACCCGAATGGCTGTTTAAGCAATGTGGGAAAACGTGGGGACTTGAGCGATACCCTGATGATACATGGCAAGGCTTACAAGTTTTTGCTGTCGATGGCGCTCTTTTTAGAACGGCTGACACACCAGAATTGAGGGAACATTTTGGCTCTGGAAATACGTCTAGCAACAGACAAACACCTCATCCAGTATTGAGAGTTGTGACTATGATGAATGTTCGCTCTCATGTCATCGTTGATGCGGCGATAAGCCCGTATCGCCGAGGTGAAATTCCTCTAGCGATGCCTTTCATCAACGCTCTACCAGACAACTCAGTGACGTTACTGGATAAAGGTTTTTATGGTGCAGATTTACTCCTTTCTCTGAAAAACAGTGGAATAAATAGACACTGGCTTCTCCCTGCAAAGAAAGGAGTCAAATATACTCTACTGGATGATAAAGAAAGCAGTGACATGCTTGTGGAGATGAAGGTCTCACCGCAAGCTCGTAAAAAGAATCCTCGTCTTCCAGAAAAATGGACAGTCAGAGCCGTCAGTTATGAGGTTCAAGGTAAATCCAAAACGGTGTTTACCTCGCTTCCTAGAGAGCAGTATGACGCCCAATCTGTGGCAGAGCTTTATCATGAAAGATGGGAAATCGAATTAGGTTATCGTGACATCAAGAGCTCAATGCAACACAACGCTTTAGTACTGAGAAGCAAAACAGTCGAACTCGTCTATCAAGAGCTGTGGGGGTTATTACTTGGTTATAACTTGGTGAGACGAGAGGCTAGTCAAGCTGCCGTTGAACACGGACGCTTACCTAATGAAATCAGCTTTAAGTACGCTTGCCAATTTATAGCCAGCCAGCTCAAAATGATGAGTAAAGCGGTGTCTTTAGGTAACACGCCGAAACGCTTAAAGAGCCTTCGAGGAGATTTATCTATCCTCTTTATAGACAAACGCCCTAAGCCAAATCGGCCTAGGGCGGTAAAAATATCAAAGACCCGATACCCTGTTAATCGCTACGCGGCTCCTCTTAAGTGA
- a CDS encoding DNA-3-methyladenine glycosylase 2 family protein: protein MNGLPSITLQECQSARQARDARFDGRFYVAVKTTGIFCRPICPANLPKEENVEYFVEKAQALQAGYRPCLRCRPDSAPSSWAWKGVETTFLRALKMIEHGELQNHSLSELAERLGISDRYLRQLFQDHLGMAPKQYALYHQLMFAKQLLHSSSMSVTDIAFASGFKSVRRFNDAFKQVIKLTPTQVRKEQTVMTVENSYIDLAFKGPLDWQHMLDFYRMRAIEGLERVSHESYQRKFDLEGTRGWFSIRYHKPGVMRVEFELSDTRRLKALVNQLRRMFDLDTDILTIEQKLNSISPNLIIRSGIRIPGVWSTWEGGIRAILGQQVSIKAAIGQLNLLVQTLQPEEVTHFPTPQEVALADLSFLRMPHSRKETLARFARFMVEQPQANLEQWLDVKGIGPWTVNYARLRGESEANCFLDGDLVVKKALSQFPELNIESVSPWGSYATFHCWSHA from the coding sequence GTGAATGGACTTCCATCAATAACACTGCAAGAGTGTCAAAGTGCTCGTCAGGCAAGGGATGCGCGCTTTGATGGACGCTTTTATGTTGCAGTCAAAACGACAGGCATTTTCTGTCGTCCTATCTGCCCAGCAAATCTGCCCAAAGAAGAAAATGTCGAGTATTTTGTAGAGAAGGCACAAGCGCTTCAAGCGGGTTATAGACCTTGTTTGCGCTGCCGCCCTGACAGCGCGCCTAGTTCTTGGGCATGGAAAGGGGTAGAGACTACTTTTCTTCGGGCGTTGAAAATGATTGAGCATGGTGAACTGCAAAATCACAGCCTGAGTGAATTGGCGGAGCGGCTTGGTATCAGCGATCGGTACTTGAGGCAGCTTTTCCAAGACCACCTTGGAATGGCGCCTAAGCAATACGCGCTATACCATCAACTGATGTTCGCCAAGCAACTGCTTCACTCCAGCTCTATGTCTGTCACAGATATTGCTTTTGCAAGTGGTTTTAAAAGTGTGCGCCGATTTAATGATGCGTTTAAGCAGGTCATTAAACTAACGCCCACACAAGTGAGAAAAGAGCAAACGGTGATGACCGTGGAAAATAGTTATATTGATTTGGCTTTCAAAGGCCCTTTGGATTGGCAGCATATGTTGGATTTTTACCGTATGAGAGCCATTGAAGGTTTAGAGCGGGTGAGTCATGAAAGCTACCAGAGAAAATTTGATCTCGAAGGTACGAGAGGCTGGTTTTCGATTCGGTATCATAAGCCCGGAGTTATGCGGGTCGAATTTGAGTTATCTGATACCCGTCGCTTGAAGGCGTTAGTTAACCAGTTACGCAGAATGTTTGACTTAGATACGGATATTTTAACCATAGAACAAAAACTGAACTCGATTAGCCCTAACTTGATAATACGGAGTGGAATTCGTATTCCGGGAGTTTGGAGCACTTGGGAAGGTGGAATCAGGGCGATTCTCGGCCAACAGGTATCGATCAAGGCTGCGATTGGGCAGTTGAATTTGCTGGTTCAAACCTTACAGCCTGAAGAGGTGACGCATTTTCCTACTCCACAAGAAGTCGCCTTAGCGGACCTTTCTTTTTTGCGTATGCCGCACAGTCGTAAAGAAACATTAGCGCGCTTTGCACGGTTTATGGTCGAACAACCACAAGCAAACTTAGAACAATGGCTGGATGTCAAAGGGATTGGGCCATGGACAGTCAACTATGCGAGGCTAAGAGGAGAATCAGAGGCCAACTGCTTCCTTGATGGAGACTTAGTCGTGAAAAAAGCCCTGAGTCAATTTCCTGAACTGAACATTGAAAGTGTATCTCCATGGGGGAGTTACGCCACATTCCATTGCTGGAGCCACGCATGA
- a CDS encoding methylated-DNA--[protein]-cysteine S-methyltransferase — MNKSYTTFKTPLGQMTLQANEQGLLGAWFETQTTQPEELGKNDKDHPILIKAIKQLQEYFSGSRKEFELPLAAEGTIFQQQVWEALTTIPFGETWSYQQLADAIGNPKAVRAVGLANGKNPISVIVPCHRVIGKSGKLTGYAGGLERKAALLKIEHWEPEECG; from the coding sequence ATGAACAAAAGCTACACCACTTTTAAGACGCCATTAGGACAAATGACTCTTCAGGCGAATGAGCAAGGTTTGTTGGGCGCTTGGTTTGAGACTCAGACCACACAACCTGAAGAGTTAGGCAAAAACGATAAAGATCATCCTATACTTATTAAAGCAATCAAACAGTTACAAGAGTATTTTTCCGGTAGTCGTAAGGAATTTGAGCTACCATTAGCAGCAGAAGGGACTATATTTCAGCAACAGGTGTGGGAAGCATTAACCACAATACCGTTTGGTGAAACATGGAGTTATCAGCAGCTTGCCGATGCGATAGGCAACCCAAAAGCGGTTAGGGCCGTGGGGTTGGCAAACGGTAAGAACCCTATTTCGGTGATTGTGCCTTGCCATAGAGTGATAGGTAAAAGTGGTAAGTTAACGGGCTACGCGGGCGGGCTGGAAAGGAAAGCAGCATTGTTGAAAATAGAGCATTGGGAACCTGAGGAATGCGGTTAA
- the nhaD gene encoding sodium:proton antiporter NhaD, translated as MKLQWSAFVALLLLPFSTFAANNTHETLPLTQSTIGYVAILIFTCAYALVMLEEYLSLRKSKPVLLAAGLIWAMIGYVYSQHGQIEVAKSALEHNLLEYAELLLFLLVAMTYISAMEERRLFDALQAWMVGKGFNYKSLFWLTGILAFFISPIADNLTTALLMCAVVMKVAGNNPKFINLACINIVIAANAGGAFSPFGDITTLMVWQAGYVSFSEFMPLFLPSVANYLVPAIIMSMFVPITTPDVVHQHVELKRGARRIVGLFILTIATAVAFHAVLHFPPVIGMMMGLAYLQFFGFFLRKTLKASLHKKAALAIANRDDLALKRLGSVVPFDVFRRVSHAEWDTLLFFYGVVMCVGGLSLLGYLGLVSEVMYSQWDPIWANVMVGILSAIVDNIPVMFAVLTMEPEMSMGNWLLVTLTAGVGGSLLSIGSAAGVALMGAAHGKYTFFGHLKWAPVIGIGYAASIALHLMLNSALF; from the coding sequence ATGAAATTGCAGTGGTCCGCTTTTGTCGCCCTTTTATTGCTTCCCTTTTCGACTTTTGCAGCCAACAACACACATGAAACCTTACCATTAACTCAATCAACCATTGGCTATGTGGCTATTCTGATTTTCACCTGTGCATATGCATTGGTGATGTTAGAAGAATACCTGTCATTGAGGAAATCTAAACCTGTCCTGCTTGCCGCTGGTTTAATATGGGCCATGATTGGCTATGTGTACTCGCAACACGGGCAAATCGAAGTTGCCAAATCAGCACTCGAACATAACCTATTGGAATACGCTGAGCTGTTGCTCTTCCTACTCGTCGCCATGACCTATATCAGCGCTATGGAAGAGAGGCGGCTGTTTGACGCACTGCAAGCTTGGATGGTCGGAAAAGGCTTTAATTACAAGTCGCTATTCTGGCTAACAGGTATTCTGGCATTTTTTATTTCCCCCATTGCCGATAACCTCACAACAGCTTTATTGATGTGCGCTGTGGTCATGAAAGTCGCGGGTAATAACCCCAAGTTCATCAACCTAGCGTGTATCAATATCGTTATCGCTGCCAATGCTGGTGGAGCATTTAGTCCATTTGGAGACATTACGACATTGATGGTGTGGCAAGCCGGCTATGTTTCTTTCTCTGAGTTTATGCCCTTATTCTTACCTTCCGTTGCTAATTATCTCGTGCCTGCGATTATTATGTCGATGTTTGTGCCGATCACCACACCGGATGTTGTCCACCAGCACGTAGAACTTAAACGCGGGGCACGCCGAATTGTGGGATTATTCATTCTAACTATTGCCACAGCTGTCGCTTTCCACGCCGTACTGCACTTCCCACCAGTGATTGGGATGATGATGGGCTTAGCCTACCTTCAATTCTTTGGCTTCTTCCTACGTAAAACACTCAAAGCTTCTCTGCATAAAAAAGCTGCACTTGCGATTGCAAACCGAGATGATCTTGCCTTAAAAAGACTGGGGTCTGTTGTACCATTTGATGTGTTTAGAAGAGTATCTCATGCAGAGTGGGATACGTTACTTTTCTTCTATGGTGTCGTCATGTGTGTTGGAGGATTAAGTTTACTCGGTTATTTAGGCCTAGTGTCAGAAGTCATGTACAGCCAATGGGATCCAATTTGGGCCAACGTAATGGTCGGGATCCTGTCTGCCATCGTCGATAATATTCCCGTCATGTTCGCTGTTTTAACCATGGAGCCAGAAATGTCAATGGGCAACTGGTTACTGGTAACCCTAACTGCGGGTGTCGGTGGTAGCTTACTCTCGATTGGTTCTGCTGCGGGTGTCGCTCTGATGGGCGCCGCACATGGTAAATATACTTTCTTTGGGCACCTCAAATGGGCTCCCGTAATAGGTATTGGTTATGCTGCAAGTATCGCGCTGCACCTCATGCTCAACTCAGCCCTCTTTTAA
- a CDS encoding AraC family transcriptional regulator, with protein MTTGKSIEQPSNAFSRISKVLSFIHQHISEPLSLDDIARQSCWSRWQLQRVFQTETGMAVATYVRELKLSQAAERLIDTSDRVIDIALELGFSSEISFSRSFKQVFGLSPRAYRKQGLRTGLRKPIQVSQRTAEEACPLFVEVKVEFKSEFFLKGLHGEINGLFALNPDFQQKVPELWRRLEQTIPDETERQLALTGVIDITQSHFDGSNMEYWAGVELTDDLLLPQLPSAISSELSTLVVPAQTYAVVKHCGPVVHLPKTLEWFLLNWLPNSGYRGIDGYELECYPANYNQHDTDAVMEYWIPVERLSQ; from the coding sequence ATGACGACAGGCAAATCCATAGAACAGCCTTCTAACGCGTTTAGTCGGATAAGCAAGGTACTGTCGTTTATTCATCAGCACATCAGTGAACCGCTATCACTGGATGATATTGCCCGTCAAAGCTGTTGGTCACGCTGGCAACTGCAGCGCGTATTTCAGACAGAAACAGGCATGGCTGTGGCCACTTATGTTCGAGAGCTCAAACTCAGTCAGGCAGCAGAAAGGTTGATAGACACTTCTGATAGAGTGATTGATATCGCTCTGGAGCTTGGCTTTAGCTCAGAAATCAGCTTCAGTCGCTCGTTCAAGCAAGTGTTTGGCCTCAGTCCCAGAGCTTATCGTAAACAAGGTCTCAGAACGGGGTTACGTAAACCCATTCAGGTCTCTCAACGCACGGCTGAAGAGGCCTGTCCTCTTTTCGTTGAAGTGAAAGTGGAATTCAAAAGTGAGTTTTTCCTAAAAGGGCTTCATGGTGAAATTAATGGCTTATTCGCACTCAATCCTGACTTTCAGCAAAAAGTCCCTGAACTGTGGCGCCGGCTAGAGCAAACCATCCCAGACGAAACTGAGCGGCAGCTTGCTTTAACAGGCGTCATTGATATCACTCAAAGCCATTTTGACGGCAGTAATATGGAATATTGGGCAGGGGTGGAATTAACCGATGATCTGTTGTTGCCTCAACTACCTTCTGCCATCTCTTCTGAACTGAGTACCTTGGTGGTGCCTGCGCAAACGTACGCGGTTGTTAAACATTGTGGCCCAGTGGTGCATTTGCCAAAAACGCTGGAGTGGTTTCTGCTTAATTGGTTACCTAATTCTGGCTATCGAGGTATTGATGGCTATGAACTCGAATGCTATCCCGCCAATTACAATCAACATGATACCGATGCAGTTATGGAATATTGGATTCCTGTTGAACGCTTGTCTCAATGA
- a CDS encoding TonB-dependent siderophore receptor has translation MTTPTNFKRSTHTLALLTAFSAPVMAADEVSQDTTELETITVMGKAYRNTATKTSLEPEETPQSISIIEGEQLEQRGVTSINQALRYVPGVATENRGSSVTMFDDFTIRGFQTKNLNYYDGLSMLHLTGWNLQPQVDPIALQQVEIFKGPTSVLYGAMPPGGMVNMIAKTPQEEASTKVGVATGSRNLMRASIDTTGQIGDSDFSYRLIALARKQDSQVDNAEEERYVLAPSLDWQATDKTLVNFNVYYQNDPSMGINSSMPLEVLEKSAPSVSMGDVNWSKFEREVLMVGYKINHEFNSNWTLLQNARFIDASLYQENTYHTAGLNSDGTLTRTPYSTDEELKGFVIDNQVSGIVDIAGIENNLLFGIDYQSMDGNTVYSEYGVDASSGFGKFEPLNPNNNLLDRDDLTKTSEYLDDSESKQLGIYFQDQVRLDQLVLIGGGRFDQYESESVYYSTKSDHNHFTYRVGALYELENGLSPFASYATSFEPAPGVDKNNRAFDPETGEQVEVGVKYMSADMSKTATASLFHITKKNMLMTDPSNVYGPRIQVGEAVSQGIELEGRWFASESLDIAASYTYLDMEITKDSGNDLEGTTPVYVPEHSANIWANYKVFTGLLAGTRISGGARYVGEMEMNAANTQGKVPSYTAVDMSVGYDLGHVSESLNGATANLIVNNVFDKEYYSCYNQYNCWFGAEQSVEVNVKYEF, from the coding sequence ATGACAACTCCAACAAATTTTAAGCGCTCAACACATACTTTAGCGCTGCTTACCGCCTTTTCAGCCCCCGTAATGGCTGCGGATGAAGTCAGTCAAGATACAACAGAACTAGAAACCATTACGGTGATGGGCAAAGCCTATCGCAATACGGCAACCAAGACATCGCTAGAACCTGAAGAAACACCACAAAGTATCTCGATTATTGAAGGAGAGCAGCTTGAACAGCGTGGTGTCACTTCTATCAATCAAGCATTGCGATACGTACCGGGTGTCGCGACTGAGAACCGAGGTAGCTCGGTAACCATGTTTGATGATTTCACCATACGTGGTTTCCAGACAAAAAACCTCAATTACTATGACGGTCTGTCGATGCTCCACCTAACAGGCTGGAACTTGCAACCTCAGGTAGATCCTATTGCGCTCCAGCAAGTGGAGATCTTTAAAGGCCCCACCTCTGTACTGTATGGTGCGATGCCTCCTGGTGGTATGGTCAATATGATAGCCAAAACACCTCAAGAAGAAGCGTCAACCAAAGTGGGTGTTGCCACCGGCTCAAGAAATCTGATGCGAGCCTCGATTGATACGACAGGTCAAATTGGTGACAGTGACTTTTCATATCGCTTAATTGCGCTGGCACGTAAACAAGACAGCCAAGTTGATAATGCCGAAGAAGAGCGTTATGTGTTGGCTCCGAGCTTGGATTGGCAGGCAACAGACAAAACTTTGGTTAACTTTAATGTTTACTATCAGAATGACCCTTCAATGGGCATTAACTCTTCTATGCCATTAGAGGTGTTAGAAAAGAGCGCTCCTTCCGTGTCGATGGGGGATGTAAACTGGAGTAAGTTTGAACGTGAAGTTTTAATGGTGGGTTACAAAATCAACCACGAATTCAATTCAAACTGGACGTTGCTACAAAACGCTCGTTTCATTGATGCAAGTTTGTATCAAGAGAACACCTACCACACAGCGGGACTGAATTCTGATGGAACGCTCACTCGCACTCCTTACTCGACAGATGAAGAGCTAAAAGGGTTTGTTATTGATAATCAAGTGTCTGGTATCGTTGACATAGCGGGCATTGAAAATAATCTGTTATTTGGCATTGATTACCAGTCTATGGACGGGAACACGGTTTATTCCGAGTATGGTGTTGATGCTTCAAGTGGGTTCGGGAAGTTTGAACCGCTCAATCCAAACAATAATTTGTTGGATCGCGATGATCTGACTAAAACAAGTGAATATTTAGATGATAGCGAATCGAAACAGCTAGGTATTTACTTCCAAGATCAGGTTCGACTTGATCAACTGGTACTGATTGGTGGTGGTCGCTTCGATCAGTATGAATCAGAAAGCGTGTACTACTCGACAAAGTCTGATCACAATCATTTCACGTATCGTGTCGGTGCGCTGTATGAGTTAGAGAATGGCCTGTCACCGTTTGCAAGCTACGCGACCAGTTTTGAACCTGCGCCCGGTGTAGATAAAAACAATAGAGCTTTTGACCCTGAAACGGGCGAACAAGTGGAAGTGGGTGTGAAATACATGTCAGCGGATATGTCCAAAACAGCAACGGCCTCATTGTTCCATATCACCAAGAAGAACATGTTGATGACGGATCCAAGCAACGTATATGGTCCTCGTATTCAAGTCGGTGAAGCGGTGTCTCAAGGAATAGAGTTAGAAGGCCGTTGGTTTGCATCCGAGAGTCTAGATATTGCAGCATCCTATACCTATCTTGATATGGAAATTACCAAAGACTCAGGCAATGACCTAGAAGGTACCACGCCAGTCTACGTACCAGAGCACAGTGCGAATATCTGGGCCAACTACAAGGTGTTTACTGGTCTACTTGCGGGTACTCGTATCAGTGGCGGTGCCCGTTATGTGGGAGAAATGGAAATGAATGCGGCCAACACTCAGGGCAAAGTTCCATCGTACACTGCGGTAGATATGTCAGTTGGGTATGATTTAGGTCATGTGAGTGAATCTCTTAACGGAGCAACGGCCAATTTAATCGTGAACAACGTATTTGATAAAGAATACTACTCTTGCTACAACCAATATAACTGTTGGTTTGGTGCAGAGCAGTCTGTTGAAGTGAACGTCAAATACGAGTTCTAA